In Rariglobus hedericola, the following proteins share a genomic window:
- a CDS encoding tetratricopeptide repeat protein produces the protein MSPSRILLLALAGLSPIPLLRAQPAPAGATSAEPPEKIVRFEQMLVRSPGPGRAFDEVFSHYFSTEGAAALAARWTAARDASPAGSAEASAYGLLLGQLAERIGDFTTARIRYTEAATAAPKDFRPLHRLGRLELREAKLPAALSAFEKALVLDMGPADAQDVLRDLARTRSRAFDEAGALTAWKDLAARFPDDALVLEEVGQAQLDAAAYDDAAATFTSLEKAASGDAYRAVLARLRLGEVAAKKGDKEAALARFSAALDGTHRDSWLHREAQNRVDSLFRDRGDYDGLIAFHEGRLSGASRDPAAARRLAELLIELDRTDKALEWFDKATGWAPDDHALRFAQIRALITAKRDADALPLLETLVKRYPKESSYRDTLGQLHWDRIKTAADAAAASSERALALETWAGLAPKDAPVTDLLALAEIYRTHDLAEETRATLARAVAVEPASYDLRERLALQLLSMKRDDEAWTLARGGPKGLADAGQYRRLASLEKRNALFAESLVSIDRGLTLAPDNYELLELRWQVLAELLRWDDALALFPRLLAQAPGDFARDTIESRHLQALRSAGKLDSTLADLAKRVADSDPALTEADHRLHIRLVLAQQLPVPADVTAAFAAARKNFPDSFSIAQLEADYLDRSAPLAERITALRRLGTLRPERSAEWLRRLVGTYRFEGDTEGARKAVAELIALAPADAQNHVLAADLEFDSGKPDAGITALQRAIRLASDPAPVRSRLARAYLEQNRPAAALAIYEEAFYAAADDNARRAFLAPMTESAVIAGDLDGLLIRFAERNRPRRDSAAYHIELGEIYFNARDYARAQESWNRALELKRDDPRLIARLLDLARQNGDSTSVVKLARLRYEREATPVNGIELGEALLATNAAPEAVELFLANASYFYSDTTLLGRVLPVLAAQDLSEPLIARLRAESAAAVDPSDRDLVLATAFITLRDFANAERLLWDVYRRPPAAPAATPAAAPAKPVPTTSLMAVNRAPQPFMIAQQSLQTTAQSYQGALQLLQNQSGGRYYRSGSRSYGGYGMNLPPSLTGNQDTALGYLGALAVNQNKPAEFLARLKTELNSRNLSASERFIEYAKVQAREAALAEFDAVLAEPAPSVAALYIAQNLIPDRPNSYNGIRPEPSPELTAKLKLLSEALAKLTPPGSQFQQRVQQLYQLLSSKKIDEAIAGLNELKASPGLSENERRQLQSLALQFSLQAKHWDEFLKLLARCIADDPNFQGNTILHYVGTYLNREADADGKTPAVSEADYTTLANLILDASAKPVPAGLNQQYYAQMSSHRGMGTSSALQQELQTIFQQGAPLGGQATGMNYQFKHYATVFAQHRVPLVTRLLALAEKRGAAALTSARLLALQFAFAADDSTQAETLSATLLADKPEPALLFNLAELSFRAEKLDIAKARYSAIPANAGAITMAAECRLLELALLADDTEAAKASATRLVRLRPPSYLPNLDLNSILRELGLEKTLKPAIAVNAAVRPQRNAQQNRYEEINRLNNELSELLNKKDFPAAERIANRLLANASLADARQGNDYGRRSALSAYIRIGLMDAYVADLDAQLARNPDSALVIELLSEAHSVIRQNAGNSSSGNLVSVAASSAPLPLPLRLRLVRKGDTYTASYAPVVVPAPADPALPAVTASDTPSPAPVWTDLGAVTLADFDSPPAGLAGRNQNFGKFTAGLFNDIRFSGQPVPADDFKKRDNIRVGDQSVVFYPFASPLEDGASIEVVLDAPDSPKIRVPAVRGLVLRDSTDKFPRVSLLRGEDGTLSFNARRYTGRLAQGYLAKLVSLRPRDEQLRNRYINTLFESGRADDALAFLARPENQDQLLRFASNSQVIEAHRKAGTLTVFADDVTRRAITAGTRPGQYPQIDYQVLELARNLHRSGDTTAAIVIWEKILPVLRDDQSSTVRSELVAALLDADTAENRTRSIPIIRDYFISRPVTEEKPAPVFNDFAQRYYQQPWYSNFSSSGSRLISPAFNLLDNIDDPEFLRALISENTPRLAAPDVGWEPRCYDLALKIRAGDPGAGAAFATLWNDAVAQAKLPPAQRQGYQSQFNPLNGFLPACFERVSGLPDPDKRIADTFRSAFLLFPKRSGMNVISTPSTIQSAFLNNPWAEFGVRFAWGDYLLTHGDTAGSRQVLLDLNQSASRQDPRQMNSSLPSQILGRLLALGDVTEARRVHDTTLVRVQRRQGNRNSTDTRAKRLVEFLDALEGKGDAPAPALAAWIIPSANGTAELHWEVAARLASDKNNDAKSLPRVFGLPRASTTDGTYDLLVEFVADTNSKSEPLAKLDLPSVASRGRHRLDSPPSNGFFRATLHPRDGGEDIVLAPQIYSTLPNLLTNPEARADTRAPAQIPGWNMPIRPLNYSGGPSVGGTVTFIATPINNNNNERITRTAPIPVDPNKTYLISAWANSLPEEYAQIGIEFLDAKGNALGNNRPAQGTDNSDFRWQRILFTLAPDRRLDMNNRQKIPAEAVALRIWVSGQPGLRISDLSIQEMPAPSPAPSIPKPVPSIPKPAPVSPPLQM, from the coding sequence ATGTCTCCCTCCCGCATTCTTCTCCTCGCCCTCGCCGGCCTCTCCCCCATCCCGCTCCTCCGCGCCCAACCCGCTCCCGCCGGCGCTACGTCCGCCGAGCCGCCCGAAAAAATCGTCCGTTTTGAGCAGATGCTCGTCCGCTCACCCGGTCCCGGCCGCGCCTTCGACGAGGTTTTCTCCCACTACTTCTCCACCGAGGGCGCCGCCGCCCTCGCCGCCCGCTGGACCGCCGCCCGCGACGCATCCCCCGCCGGTTCCGCCGAAGCCTCGGCCTACGGCCTGCTCCTCGGACAACTCGCCGAACGTATCGGAGATTTTACTACCGCTCGCATCCGTTACACCGAGGCCGCCACCGCCGCGCCCAAGGATTTCCGCCCGCTCCACCGCCTCGGCCGCCTCGAATTGCGCGAGGCAAAACTCCCCGCCGCCCTCTCCGCTTTCGAGAAGGCCCTCGTCCTTGATATGGGTCCGGCCGACGCCCAGGACGTCCTCCGCGATCTCGCCCGCACCCGTTCCCGCGCCTTCGACGAAGCCGGCGCCCTCACCGCGTGGAAAGACCTTGCCGCCCGTTTCCCCGACGACGCCCTCGTCCTCGAGGAGGTCGGTCAGGCCCAGCTCGACGCCGCCGCCTACGATGATGCCGCCGCGACCTTCACGTCTCTCGAAAAAGCTGCCTCCGGCGATGCCTACCGCGCCGTCCTCGCCCGTCTTCGCCTCGGCGAGGTCGCCGCCAAAAAAGGCGACAAAGAAGCCGCGCTAGCCCGTTTTTCCGCCGCCCTCGACGGCACCCACCGCGACAGCTGGCTCCACCGCGAGGCCCAGAACCGCGTCGACTCCCTCTTCCGCGACCGTGGCGATTACGACGGCCTTATTGCGTTTCACGAGGGCCGCCTCTCCGGTGCCTCGCGCGATCCGGCCGCGGCCCGCCGTCTCGCCGAACTGCTCATCGAACTGGATCGCACCGACAAAGCCCTCGAATGGTTCGACAAGGCCACCGGCTGGGCCCCCGACGACCACGCTCTCCGCTTCGCCCAAATCCGCGCCCTCATCACCGCCAAACGAGACGCCGACGCGCTTCCTCTCCTTGAGACGCTCGTCAAACGCTACCCCAAGGAATCTTCCTACCGCGACACCCTCGGTCAGCTCCACTGGGACCGTATAAAAACCGCCGCCGATGCCGCCGCCGCTTCTTCCGAACGCGCCCTCGCACTCGAAACGTGGGCCGGTCTCGCCCCCAAGGACGCACCCGTTACCGATCTCCTCGCGCTCGCCGAAATCTACCGCACACACGATCTTGCCGAGGAAACCCGCGCCACGCTCGCCCGCGCGGTCGCCGTCGAACCCGCCTCCTACGATCTGCGCGAACGCCTCGCCCTCCAACTCCTCTCCATGAAACGCGACGACGAGGCTTGGACGCTCGCCCGCGGTGGCCCCAAGGGTCTCGCCGATGCCGGCCAATACCGCCGCCTCGCCTCCCTCGAAAAACGCAACGCCCTCTTCGCCGAGTCCCTCGTTTCCATCGACCGTGGCCTCACCCTTGCCCCCGACAACTACGAGTTGCTTGAACTCCGCTGGCAGGTTCTCGCCGAGCTCCTCCGCTGGGACGACGCCCTCGCGCTTTTCCCGCGCCTCCTCGCGCAGGCTCCGGGCGATTTTGCCCGCGACACCATCGAGAGCCGCCATCTCCAGGCGCTTCGTTCCGCCGGCAAACTCGACTCGACCCTCGCCGACTTGGCCAAACGCGTCGCCGACTCCGACCCCGCACTCACCGAGGCCGACCATCGTCTCCACATCCGTCTCGTCCTCGCCCAACAACTCCCGGTGCCGGCCGACGTGACCGCCGCCTTCGCCGCCGCACGCAAAAATTTCCCCGACTCCTTCTCCATCGCCCAGCTCGAAGCCGATTATCTCGACCGCTCCGCTCCGCTCGCCGAACGCATCACCGCCCTTCGCCGCCTCGGCACACTCCGACCCGAACGCTCCGCCGAATGGCTCCGCCGTCTCGTCGGCACGTATCGTTTTGAGGGCGACACCGAAGGCGCCCGCAAGGCCGTCGCCGAACTCATCGCGCTCGCCCCCGCCGACGCCCAGAATCACGTCCTCGCCGCCGATCTCGAATTCGACTCCGGCAAACCCGATGCCGGCATCACCGCCCTCCAGCGCGCCATCCGTCTCGCCTCCGATCCCGCACCGGTCCGCTCCCGTCTCGCCCGCGCCTACCTCGAACAAAACCGTCCCGCCGCCGCCCTCGCCATCTACGAGGAGGCTTTTTATGCCGCTGCCGACGACAACGCCCGCCGCGCTTTCCTCGCGCCCATGACCGAGTCCGCCGTCATCGCCGGCGACCTCGACGGCCTGCTCATCCGCTTCGCCGAGCGCAACCGCCCGCGCCGCGACTCCGCCGCCTACCACATCGAGCTCGGCGAGATTTATTTCAACGCCCGCGACTACGCCCGCGCCCAGGAATCCTGGAACCGGGCCCTCGAACTCAAACGCGACGACCCGCGTCTCATCGCCCGCCTCCTCGATCTCGCCCGCCAAAACGGCGACAGCACGTCGGTCGTCAAACTCGCCCGCCTCCGCTACGAGCGCGAAGCCACTCCCGTCAACGGGATCGAGCTCGGCGAAGCCCTCCTTGCCACCAACGCCGCGCCCGAGGCCGTCGAACTTTTTCTGGCGAATGCTTCGTATTTTTATTCGGATACAACTCTCCTCGGCCGCGTCCTGCCCGTCCTCGCTGCCCAGGATCTTTCGGAACCACTTATCGCCCGCCTGCGCGCGGAATCAGCAGCCGCCGTCGACCCATCCGACCGCGACCTCGTCCTCGCCACCGCGTTCATCACCCTCCGCGATTTCGCCAACGCCGAGCGCCTGCTCTGGGATGTTTACCGCCGTCCGCCCGCGGCCCCCGCCGCCACTCCCGCCGCCGCGCCGGCCAAGCCCGTGCCCACCACTTCGCTCATGGCCGTCAACCGGGCGCCCCAGCCGTTCATGATCGCGCAGCAGTCCCTCCAGACCACCGCCCAATCCTATCAGGGCGCCCTGCAGCTTCTTCAAAACCAGTCAGGCGGTCGCTATTACCGAAGCGGCAGCCGCAGTTACGGCGGTTACGGGATGAATCTCCCGCCGAGCCTCACCGGCAATCAGGACACCGCCCTCGGCTATCTGGGCGCCCTCGCCGTCAATCAAAACAAACCCGCCGAGTTCCTCGCCCGTCTCAAAACCGAGCTGAACTCCCGCAACCTGTCCGCTTCCGAACGCTTCATCGAGTATGCCAAGGTCCAGGCCCGCGAAGCCGCCCTCGCCGAATTCGACGCCGTGCTCGCCGAGCCCGCACCTTCGGTCGCCGCGCTTTATATCGCTCAAAACCTCATCCCCGATCGCCCGAATTCCTACAACGGCATCCGCCCCGAACCCTCTCCCGAACTCACCGCCAAGCTCAAGCTGCTCAGCGAAGCCCTCGCCAAACTCACGCCCCCAGGCAGCCAGTTCCAGCAGCGCGTCCAACAGCTCTATCAATTGCTCAGCTCCAAAAAAATCGACGAGGCCATCGCCGGCCTAAACGAGCTCAAAGCCAGCCCGGGGCTTTCCGAAAACGAGCGCCGCCAGCTTCAATCGCTCGCACTCCAGTTCTCCCTTCAGGCCAAACATTGGGACGAGTTCCTTAAACTTTTGGCGCGATGCATCGCCGACGATCCAAATTTCCAAGGGAATACCATCCTGCACTATGTCGGGACTTATCTGAACCGCGAAGCCGATGCCGACGGCAAAACTCCCGCCGTATCCGAAGCCGATTACACTACGCTCGCGAATCTCATTCTCGATGCCAGCGCCAAGCCCGTTCCCGCCGGGCTCAATCAACAATACTATGCCCAGATGAGTTCGCATCGTGGCATGGGCACCAGCTCCGCCCTCCAGCAGGAACTGCAAACAATCTTCCAGCAAGGCGCCCCCCTCGGCGGACAGGCCACGGGCATGAACTACCAGTTCAAGCATTACGCCACCGTCTTTGCCCAGCATCGCGTGCCGCTCGTCACCCGCCTGCTCGCTCTCGCCGAAAAGCGTGGTGCTGCCGCGCTCACCTCCGCCCGTTTGCTTGCCCTGCAGTTCGCCTTCGCCGCCGACGACTCCACTCAGGCCGAAACGCTGTCGGCCACGCTCCTCGCGGACAAACCCGAGCCAGCCCTCCTCTTCAACCTCGCCGAACTCTCCTTCCGCGCCGAAAAGCTCGACATCGCCAAGGCCCGCTACTCCGCCATCCCCGCCAACGCCGGTGCGATCACCATGGCCGCCGAGTGCCGCCTCCTCGAACTCGCATTGCTTGCCGATGACACCGAGGCAGCCAAAGCCTCCGCCACCCGCCTCGTCCGCCTCCGTCCCCCGTCCTACCTCCCCAACCTCGATCTCAACTCCATTCTCCGCGAACTCGGCCTCGAGAAAACGCTCAAGCCCGCCATCGCCGTAAACGCCGCCGTGCGCCCGCAGCGCAACGCCCAGCAAAACCGCTACGAAGAAATTAACCGTCTCAACAACGAACTCAGCGAGCTCCTCAATAAGAAGGACTTCCCCGCGGCCGAACGCATCGCCAACCGCCTGCTCGCCAATGCCTCGTTGGCCGATGCCCGCCAGGGCAACGACTACGGCCGCCGCAGCGCCCTCTCCGCCTACATCCGCATCGGACTCATGGACGCCTATGTCGCTGATCTCGATGCCCAGCTCGCCCGCAATCCCGACTCCGCACTCGTCATTGAACTGCTCTCCGAGGCCCACAGCGTCATCCGTCAGAACGCCGGAAACTCCTCCTCGGGCAATCTCGTTTCGGTCGCGGCTTCCTCCGCTCCACTGCCGCTTCCGCTCCGTCTTCGCCTCGTCCGCAAAGGCGATACCTACACCGCCAGCTACGCCCCGGTCGTCGTCCCCGCGCCGGCCGATCCCGCCCTTCCCGCGGTGACTGCATCCGACACCCCTTCGCCCGCTCCCGTTTGGACCGATCTCGGCGCCGTCACCCTCGCCGATTTTGATTCGCCTCCCGCCGGTCTGGCCGGGCGTAATCAAAACTTCGGTAAATTCACCGCCGGACTCTTCAACGACATCCGCTTCTCCGGCCAGCCCGTTCCCGCCGACGATTTCAAAAAGCGCGATAACATCCGCGTCGGTGACCAGTCGGTGGTCTTTTATCCGTTCGCCTCCCCGCTCGAAGACGGCGCCTCGATTGAGGTCGTCCTCGACGCACCCGACTCACCCAAGATCCGCGTGCCCGCCGTGCGCGGTCTCGTCCTGCGTGACTCCACCGATAAATTCCCCCGCGTGAGCCTCCTTCGAGGCGAGGATGGCACCCTCTCCTTCAATGCCCGCCGCTACACCGGGCGCCTCGCACAGGGCTACCTCGCCAAACTCGTTTCCCTCCGCCCCCGCGACGAACAACTGCGCAATCGCTACATCAACACCCTGTTCGAAAGCGGCCGCGCCGACGACGCACTCGCTTTTCTCGCCCGCCCTGAAAACCAGGACCAGCTCCTGCGCTTCGCGTCCAACAGCCAGGTGATCGAAGCCCACCGCAAGGCGGGCACGCTAACAGTTTTTGCCGATGACGTCACCCGCCGCGCCATCACCGCCGGCACCCGCCCCGGCCAGTATCCACAAATCGATTACCAAGTTCTCGAACTCGCCCGCAATCTGCACCGATCGGGGGACACCACCGCAGCCATCGTGATCTGGGAAAAGATCCTCCCCGTCCTCCGCGACGACCAGTCCTCCACCGTGCGCAGCGAACTCGTCGCCGCCCTACTCGACGCCGACACGGCGGAAAACCGCACCCGTTCCATCCCCATCATTCGCGACTACTTCATCAGCCGTCCGGTCACCGAAGAAAAACCCGCGCCCGTCTTCAACGACTTCGCGCAGCGCTACTACCAGCAACCGTGGTATTCCAATTTCAGCTCCTCCGGCAGCCGACTCATCTCTCCGGCCTTCAACCTGCTCGACAACATCGACGATCCCGAATTCCTCCGCGCACTGATCTCCGAAAACACCCCTCGACTCGCCGCACCCGACGTCGGCTGGGAACCCCGTTGCTACGATCTCGCCCTCAAGATCCGCGCCGGTGACCCCGGTGCCGGTGCCGCCTTCGCCACGCTTTGGAACGACGCCGTCGCCCAGGCCAAACTCCCCCCCGCTCAACGCCAGGGCTATCAGTCTCAATTCAACCCGCTTAACGGCTTCCTCCCGGCTTGCTTCGAACGCGTTTCCGGTCTGCCCGACCCCGACAAACGCATCGCCGACACCTTCCGCTCCGCCTTCCTGCTCTTCCCGAAACGCAGCGGCATGAACGTTATCTCGACTCCCTCCACCATCCAATCGGCGTTCCTCAACAACCCGTGGGCCGAGTTCGGTGTGCGTTTCGCCTGGGGCGATTATCTCCTGACCCACGGCGACACCGCCGGCAGCCGTCAGGTCCTCCTCGATCTGAACCAATCCGCCAGCCGTCAGGATCCGCGTCAGATGAACTCAAGCCTGCCCAGCCAAATCCTCGGCCGCCTCCTCGCGCTCGGTGATGTCACCGAAGCCCGCCGCGTGCACGACACGACTCTCGTCCGCGTCCAACGCCGCCAAGGTAACCGCAATTCCACCGACACCCGCGCCAAGCGTCTCGTTGAATTTCTCGATGCCCTCGAAGGCAAGGGCGACGCGCCCGCACCCGCGCTCGCCGCCTGGATCATACCCTCTGCGAATGGCACGGCCGAGCTTCACTGGGAAGTCGCCGCCCGCCTCGCCTCCGATAAAAACAACGACGCCAAATCCCTCCCGCGCGTCTTCGGTCTCCCGCGCGCCTCTACCACCGACGGCACCTACGACCTGCTCGTCGAATTCGTCGCCGACACCAACTCCAAGTCCGAACCTCTCGCCAAACTGGATCTTCCTTCAGTCGCTTCACGTGGACGCCACCGGCTCGACTCCCCGCCTTCCAACGGTTTCTTCCGTGCAACGCTCCATCCCCGTGATGGCGGCGAAGACATCGTGCTCGCACCGCAAATCTACTCCACACTGCCCAACCTCCTCACCAACCCCGAGGCCCGGGCCGATACACGAGCTCCCGCACAGATCCCCGGATGGAACATGCCTATCCGCCCGCTCAATTATTCCGGAGGACCCTCGGTTGGAGGCACGGTCACCTTCATCGCGACCCCGATCAACAATAACAACAACGAGCGCATCACCCGGACCGCACCCATCCCCGTCGATCCCAATAAAACCTACTTGATCAGCGCCTGGGCAAACTCGCTCCCCGAAGAATACGCCCAGATCGGCATCGAATTTCTCGATGCCAAAGGCAACGCCCTCGGCAACAACCGTCCCGCTCAAGGCACTGATAACAGTGACTTCCGCTGGCAGCGGATCCTGTTCACTCTCGCACCCGACCGGCGTCTCGACATGAACAACCGCCAGAAAATCCCCGCCGAAGCCGTCGCCCTCCGCATCTGGGTAAGCGGACAACCCGGCCTGCGCATCTCCGACCTCTCTATCCAGGAAATGCCCGCACCCAGTCCCGCTCCCTCGATCCCCAAACCCGTGCCCTCCATTCCCAAACCCGCCCCCGTCAGCCCCCCGCTGCAAATGTAG
- a CDS encoding VWA domain-containing protein, producing MIPLEFMHPWALALAPLAAFLVWQSHRTLAPLSPRRRRASLAARLVLFSLLLFALADPRWLGTTRQQSVAFLVDASDSVRASALAAATKASAALPPAFTSTDSSRDPDSARWLAFAGSTQVIAGPAALTELDRRPLVPSRTDLASALRLAQASLPADRVRSIVVFTDGVSEPAAWDSLVASLAADDIRVIPVSVAPPDDPETLVRSLRAPARVRQREPFRIQTDITSNRAQPATLRVFRNGVLVDTSPVQLSVGSNRFEFTQVIESDALAEYIVRVEARDDTFADNNELTALVRAEGEPRVLLLTDTPSQARYLDHALKQEGIRLDIRPARGAPLSLGDLQNYALLILDNVSAVELGAPQLKLYASYVTDFGGGLLMLGGDQSFGLGGYHRTPIDEVLPLRSEFQADEEAPALGLVLIIDKSGSMGGERIAMARAAAAGAIDLLTPKDYAGVVVFDGDASWAAEIQTVVDRNDFRRRIASIEADGGTNLSPAMDLAYRGLAPIPAKLKHVIILSDGQSSPGNILEIAMQMAQAGMTVSTVGLGDGIDVEMLQEIARRGNGRYYFTANSQDVPQILAKETVTAAKSALQEFPFAPRRVRSADFLNDIDFASAPFLYGYVRTELRPTAELWLSTERGEPLLATWRHGLGRAGAFTSDARARWAVEWLRWDGYGRFWAQTVRHLMRTDAAAPFAMNVTPEPGADGDGFRITLDALDPAGEFVTQASGRVLVLDPTGERRSLDLAPAGPGRFTVRVPAPARGNHHFDIRLESPAFPDGAVRAYAAAAPSFPDEYKLAPPDLDLLKRLATSTGGQFNPANLAALLAADPRSARHEHPLWPWLTAAALFTFLIDVALKRLPSPLRS from the coding sequence ATGATACCGCTCGAATTCATGCACCCTTGGGCGCTCGCCCTCGCCCCGCTCGCCGCTTTCCTCGTCTGGCAATCCCACCGCACGCTCGCCCCGCTCTCGCCGCGTCGCCGCCGCGCGAGCCTCGCCGCGCGTCTCGTCCTTTTTTCACTGCTGCTGTTCGCGCTGGCCGACCCGCGCTGGCTGGGCACCACCCGTCAACAATCCGTCGCGTTTCTCGTCGACGCCAGCGACAGCGTGCGTGCCTCCGCCCTCGCCGCCGCGACCAAGGCCTCCGCCGCGCTTCCGCCCGCATTCACGTCCACCGACTCGTCTCGCGACCCCGACTCCGCCCGTTGGCTCGCCTTTGCCGGCTCCACTCAAGTCATCGCCGGTCCCGCTGCGCTCACCGAACTCGACCGGCGTCCGCTCGTTCCTTCGCGCACCGATCTGGCTTCGGCCCTTCGCCTCGCCCAAGCCTCTCTTCCCGCCGACCGCGTCCGCAGCATTGTCGTTTTCACCGACGGCGTCTCGGAACCCGCCGCATGGGATTCGCTGGTCGCCTCGCTCGCCGCCGACGACATCCGCGTGATTCCCGTCTCCGTCGCCCCGCCCGACGATCCGGAGACTCTTGTCCGCTCCCTGCGCGCCCCCGCCCGCGTCCGGCAGCGTGAACCGTTCCGCATTCAGACCGACATCACCAGCAACCGCGCCCAACCCGCCACGCTGCGCGTCTTCCGCAACGGCGTGCTGGTCGATACTTCGCCGGTGCAACTCTCCGTCGGTTCCAACCGCTTCGAGTTCACGCAGGTCATCGAGTCCGACGCCCTCGCCGAATACATCGTCCGCGTCGAAGCGCGCGACGATACATTTGCCGACAACAACGAGCTCACCGCGCTGGTTCGCGCCGAGGGCGAACCACGCGTCTTGCTGCTCACCGACACGCCTTCGCAAGCCCGCTATCTCGACCACGCGCTCAAACAGGAGGGCATCCGCCTCGACATCCGTCCCGCCCGCGGCGCACCGCTTTCTCTCGGCGACCTCCAAAACTACGCGCTGCTCATTCTCGACAACGTCTCCGCCGTCGAGCTCGGCGCACCTCAACTGAAACTTTACGCCTCCTACGTCACGGATTTCGGCGGCGGTCTGCTCATGCTCGGTGGCGACCAAAGCTTCGGTCTCGGCGGTTACCACCGCACGCCGATCGACGAGGTTCTTCCGCTCCGCAGTGAATTCCAGGCCGACGAAGAAGCTCCCGCCCTCGGCCTCGTCCTCATCATCGACAAGAGCGGCTCCATGGGGGGCGAACGCATCGCCATGGCCCGCGCCGCCGCCGCCGGCGCCATCGACCTGCTCACACCCAAAGACTACGCCGGCGTCGTCGTGTTCGACGGTGACGCCTCCTGGGCCGCCGAGATTCAGACCGTCGTTGATCGCAATGACTTTCGCCGTCGCATCGCCTCCATCGAGGCCGACGGCGGCACCAATCTGTCGCCCGCCATGGACCTCGCCTACCGCGGACTCGCCCCGATTCCGGCCAAGCTGAAACACGTCATCATTCTCTCCGACGGCCAATCTTCGCCCGGCAACATTCTGGAGATCGCCATGCAGATGGCCCAGGCCGGCATGACCGTTTCCACCGTCGGTCTCGGTGACGGCATCGATGTCGAGATGCTTCAGGAAATCGCCCGCCGCGGCAACGGCCGCTACTATTTCACCGCCAACAGCCAGGACGTCCCCCAAATCCTCGCCAAGGAAACCGTCACCGCCGCCAAGTCCGCCCTCCAGGAATTTCCCTTCGCCCCGCGCCGGGTCCGCTCCGCCGATTTCCTCAACGACATCGACTTCGCGTCCGCACCGTTTCTCTACGGTTACGTCCGCACCGAACTCCGGCCCACGGCCGAGCTCTGGCTCTCCACCGAACGCGGCGAACCGCTCCTCGCCACGTGGCGCCACGGCCTCGGTCGCGCCGGCGCTTTCACCTCCGACGCCCGCGCCCGCTGGGCCGTCGAATGGCTTCGCTGGGACGGCTACGGTCGCTTCTGGGCGCAAACCGTCCGCCATCTCATGCGCACCGATGCCGCCGCGCCGTTCGCCATGAACGTCACCCCCGAGCCCGGCGCCGACGGCGATGGTTTCCGCATCACGCTCGACGCCCTTGATCCCGCCGGCGAATTCGTCACCCAGGCCTCCGGCCGCGTCCTCGTTCTCGATCCCACTGGCGAACGCCGCTCGCTCGATCTCGCGCCCGCCGGCCCCGGTCGCTTCACCGTGCGCGTCCCCGCACCCGCCCGCGGCAACCACCACTTCGACATCCGTCTCGAATCCCCGGCCTTTCCCGACGGCGCCGTCCGTGCCTACGCCGCCGCCGCCCCGTCCTTCCCCGACGAATACAAGCTCGCCCCTCCCGACCTCGACCTTCTCAAGCGTCTCGCCACGTCCACCGGCGGACAATTCAACCCAGCCAACCTCGCCGCTCTCCTTGCAGCCGACCCGCGTAGCGCCCGCCACGAACACCCGCTCTGGCCCTGGCTCACCGCCGCGGCCCTTTTCACTTTCCTCATCGACGTCGCCCTCAAACGCCTCCCGTCACCCCTTCGCTCCTAA